In the Pleurodeles waltl isolate 20211129_DDA chromosome 3_1, aPleWal1.hap1.20221129, whole genome shotgun sequence genome, CGTAATCTTAGTCTGCTTTCCATTGTAGAAAAAATGTAACATTGAATTTCTCAAACATGTGACCCAAGATCAGGCAGTACCCATCCTTCCAACTTTGGAAGACTGTTCCTGTGTTGGCAAGATTAAAGTCTGGGTTTTGATGAATGGTTGTAAATCGGAATAGACATGTGGAAAGTCCTAATTTAATGTCAGTCTTGCCCCATGTTTTCATGGTGGTGTTCAAGGTTTCACTGACGTAGGCATTCTTGAGCCTGGTATCTTTTGGCAACCAAAGAACATCTTATAAAGGTCTGTCTTTTACTGCTCCGTCCATGAgtacctttcctttttttaaatgtatttttttaaccgTTTTCTGAAGGGATACACCATCTTTGGGTGTAGGATAGGGCATGGCCTGAAATAAATATAGCAACCTCTGtatgtttttcatttatattttgtcGCCATGCGTCCCTTCGAAGAGAGTGGGAGCGTACTCCATTTACTCAAACCCTGCTTAATATCTTTTACTAACTCTGACCAATTAGCAGGGACCATCATTGACAGGGATAGGGGGATACTAATTCCTGAATATTTAGTTTAAGATCTGGCCCATCAAAATGGAAGTTCTTAacttgagtcctttcacttctgtttaTGTAAGCATCAGTGTGAATATTTCAGGTTTATCAGTAGTTATACGAAATGCTGCTACCCCTTaaaccatggatactcaaagtatgcccctctgacctttacatgcggcccctctgacctttacatgcagccccttgggcaacaggagcactggcagctgtttgctcgactctgcactaacaatacaaatattaaatacacacacaatcatttatttcaaacttaattggtattaaagaaaggaagtaactagggactcctgcacttaactttagaaacgcctttatTTTGAAAGACATATTGccgcacaagtgtaaaactaagacagtctctttaaaattaaaaacgtgtatttagttaacatgcagaacctttttgccttagtacaatttattttatcagtgcactgagatgtattcctttaaaagtgatagttttctaacatacatttggaaacataagttttgaaacattaattatttcccttatcctgagaacaccaccaatagtaaattgaagaggccagtcacttggtatgtgcactttatcggtggcctgggttcctatcatacattaacaacattatagtttattaaatcaaacatagaggcaggttttgtgcagcgcacaccatgagtcatgtatttcgaggtcatcttaaatgtgatcatgcagaaaagggagtgaagtgagactaaacaattgcctaggatcacacaatttggaaaagtgggtaagccgggattcattccatgttttctggttttccattgtttatttcagccactagatgtatataatttgcttctcctacatctaccttgccaccaattccctgagccaccccacttgaccgccacagccctggcatcaatgtggcccccAGGCGCATCACAGACCAaacgttttggcccctgggaaaatgtttgcgagtacccatgccttaAATTGTCACCCTTTTACGAGAGTTGTGGGAGCCAAGTCTTGTAAAACCATCACTTTACTGTTTGCATTGAATTGTCTTTTGTTTGCTCCCTGCAGAAGGGAGCAAACAAAAGACAATTTCAGGCCAAGCTTTGCCACAATGTCCTGAGGTCTAGCATTGCCATCGGAGCTTTTGTTTTTCTATTAGCCTTTCCACAGGtggacatagaaagagtaaaatattACACTGTACTGGTCGAGAGAGGCGTTGTGTTGGTTGATCTAGATGGTGAGCTTAGAGGTTCAGCGAATACAGCCCGGTGAGTCCTGCTAAAACATTGCATGGTAAAGGCCCTTAATTTCTCCCCTGTCAATCTTCCCATTTCACTCCTGTTTGCTCTAACAGACAGTATTTAAGTAAGACCCTATGTCGCCTTTACATTCACTCCATGGGGCGTATCTCCCCTCTTTTCAGATGGAGATGAAGCAACGCAAGCCCGGTAATGTTTGCCTCACACATTAGGTTGTTGCCCAGGTGTCTGGGGTCATAAAATGAAGGCCTCAATAGGATTCTCTTCCAAATAAATTGCAGAGGAATTTCACTTGGGCGCTCCCCCGTGTTCTTCCCACCAAGGAGCTCCCAGGTCCTGCTGCTGGGTCCAGAGAAGTTATTTCAAGGGCTGCATGCCCCTTTTCTGGCTGTTGCGTTCCTCTGATGCTCCAGCCTGCCATTTCCGAGCTACCTTGCCTTGCAAAGTATCTCCTTCCCTGCTTCTCCCTTTAGGTGGGTCGGCAGTTGCTGACACCACCCCAGGGGGCTCCAGCACTCCCCTCCCTCTGGCTGCACCAACAAGCAGCGACTGCTTCGTAGATGGGTATCACAGGCATGGAGTAGTAATTGAGGACGCCGTCATTTGGTGTCCTGCTGTCACATCCTCCATGCATTTGAATACTAAGACTTTTTTCACTGCTGGGTGTTAAAGGCATACTAAAAGGCATCCAATAAGCTTTGTCAGTAAGGATCTGCCAATTTGAGTGACTTGAATGGGCATCAGGTGGAGGCATCAGGTTTGTTATATCGAATGGTGTCCAATAGAGTGGCTATTACTCCACCACCATTTTGGCTCCTTcccatgtcagatttttttataGTGCCTTTTTGCAATTGAGGCTGTACTTAAGCTTTTGTCAGACACATATTTCCAGGTCTAAATCAGTTCCAAGTGAAATGTTGCAGCCCTAACAGATGACTTTGTGGCATGAAAGCTCAGGTGCACTGTCTCATCAAGCAGTCGTGCAAGTGCTTCAAACGGGTCGCGCTGACTTTTAATATCTGGATAGCTATGGGACTTTAGGCGAAGAATTTGTAACAGTATTTATCCTCTAAGTGTAGCTTTCGAGAGATATTCTGTTCTGACATCTAGCTGGTTAaatatttgtctaaatcacccGGTCCCCTAAACATCATCATGTAATAAACTATCTAAAGATCTGAGCCTTCTGTGTGTGCACAGAATTGAAAACTCTGTTGTGAATGCGGAAAGTGTTACGGGGTCACTTCAGTTACCTGACGTCTGTGGAGTCACTGATGATCCAGCTGCATCCGATATCTGTTCACCGAGTGCTCCGTTGACCTGATGTTGCTTGACAAATTTTaatggttttctttctttttcttggcaGCTGTACAAGAGCTTGAAGAGACTTGCTGAACTGCCCATAACAATTGACATTCTTGTGGTAAGACATGTGAATTGGTTTCGTAATTTtccttcttattttttattttttttgtcctctaGATAATAGGTTTAGCAAGAGGCAGAAGTTGTACCCACTCTTCTCTCGAAGGTGGAGATGCTGATGATAATCTTCACGGACACCACTATTCCAGATCAATAAACAGTGTGTATTTGCTTTGTTGCCTCTGTCCCTTTATCACAGTTCCTCAGCCTGTATATAAGCCCTGGTCAAAGACTACGTCATTGTCCCTCCTTAATGCCCTGCTTCAGCATTCATTATATTAAGCATAGCCATTTTGAGCCAGTGTAGTGTGTGTTTTTCTTGAAATAATGCCTACACCCGTTTAGGTGAATAACCTGGGTATTTTACTAATTGTTGATTTTAAAACCTAAAATGTGTGACAGCTTTTTCATCTTTAACTTGCCTTTGTGCTGGATTTCTCCGAAGATTCTCCAAAGTTTCACTGGTAAACGTTCAGAGCTTTAATAGTTTCTTCATTTGCAGGAGACTGGTGTTGGAAAGACTGTGAACAGCTTGCGGAAACATGAGCTGGTGGGAGAGTTTGCAAAATCCCTGGTGGCGCGGTGGAAGAAGCTTGTACCACAGGAAGCAGATAGGTATGTTCAACCCTTTGTGTGTGTTCTGTTAATTGTGTGAGGTCTGTGGTAGATGCTAAATGTCAAGTatgtgttaattaaaaaaaaaaaaaaatgtaggcttaCTGGGTTCGCTTGGTACTGACAATTAGTTAACTGAGTGTTGTCCGCTAGTGAGAGACTGGGTGGGGATCGAGGGCCTGAGCCAATCTGCAACACCAATGTGTGCCTGAATAGCGAGGCATTTGTTAGTAGTTATGGGTAACACCACTGTGGAGCATCTTATCCTCAACAAAAGTTTGTGTGTTCAGTAGTTGTAGGGGGTTTTATGATAGATTCCGTGGGGAGTTTCTGTGGTGTATTGGGTGCAGTctgtgtgggtgtttaggtgtactTACACATACAGTAATACCTGTATTCAGTTTGTGGTTACCTTCTTGTCTTTCCCTGTCTTCGTGTATGTGGGCCTTTATCCCTGCCTCAACACCCATGTCCTTGCCTATCTTGACTCTGTTTATGTAATCTCTAACTTGGTGTGTATCACTGTCTCTCCATCCTCCAGTGTCTGTGACTTCTTGACTGTCAGTTTGCCTTTTGATGGTATCTGCCAGTGTCTTCAgtgtcacatacatgtcaatacaAGTGATAGGCCAGGTGTCTTTGCAGTTGCCAGGCGGGTGTGGTTCAAAGTTCTGGTGTTTGGTTAattatccagtcccccccccctcctttttaccAAATAATAACATTCTTTCTGGTTAGTTAGCTGCAGACTGAAGTTATGAGGAGCATCTGAGAAAAATGCTGAACATCAGCACCCAAAATTAATCTAGTGTGACAGTCTGGTTCTGCCTTAATGGAACGCGCAGAATGATGAGATGTTACATGCCCTGCATTTTATATTGGCACAGTTTCTGTTTTGTATGATATCTACCTATGTTTGATTCCAAGAAGCATTTTTTTGCTTTAAGTTAATGCACAGGCATATTTAATAGGGTCTCAGTTGCTTTCTTAGGTTAGCTGCCCTATGTAACTAGCACATCTGCTTTTTGGAaagtgtaaaaaacatttttttaaacttttctcctTCCTCCTCTTAGTTCCTCCCATGATCTTGTTAGAGTCCTGCTTAGGTTCCTCATGTTACTTCTCCCCCACACTCctccaaaatgtttgttttttctgtgGTTTGGCTCTTGACTTTTGATCAGTTCCACCCCAGGCACCAAGACCTCCTATTTTCAGCTATAGGTAGATTTCTACTCTTAAACGttctcccccacctccccttccaCCAGAACCTTTCTCATCCACATTACAAATTAAAAGGGATATTTATCAGTCCTTGTTTCCTTCTCTCTGCAGAAATAATGTCCATTCTGTGGAGCAAGAACTTGACCGAAGTAGTTCTCAAAAGCGTCCACGAGATTCTTCTCCGCAGGATTGTGAAGATGAACTGGAAAGTCAGTACAGAGCCACAGCCCAGCTCCCTCGCAGCAAGCCTATGGAGCAGGACAACCTTGGCAAGAAGAACAGGAAAGATACAGAGCGTGCTCACAGAATGCAGGAGGACAGGTGGCAGTCGCCACCACCTGCCCAGTACTCTGACAGGGAAGATTCAGACAATGAACAAAGTCATGTTGAGGAAGCTCCTGACAGCCCACCACTTATTTACATAGACCAGCGTGAGTCTGAACTGAACCGCTCTCACCGCAAAACTAACAAGAGCTGTTCCTCCTGGAATCCTCTGTCTGGTGAGCCAGATACGGGTTATCAGGAGCCTGTAGACATGCTAGCAATGCGCCACAACAAGGAACACAGACCTTCACACCGCGAGAAGCATCGAGCAGAGGACAGCCAGAGCCATGAGAGATTATCCAAGCCCTCTGTGAAAGAGCCGCACAGGGAGCAGTGTTCAGCAGGTAGCAGCAGAGATAAGCTTGAGAACTGGCAGGGTGGGGATCTTGATGCTAAGAGGGTTCGAGGACAAGAGCACATAACGCCACCCAGCATCTCAAAAAAAGAACGGTCTTTTCTACACTCCGACGATAGGCGCGAGCATCCTGTTGCACCCGGCACATTTAAAAAGGAGCGGTCACAGGTGCATTCTGACGACAGTTCTGAGCTTGTCCGGAAACAGAAGCACcatgatgtggagaaaagtaaaattGACCGTACTTATCTTGAAACAGATAGTCTGAGTACAGATCATGAGAAGCCCCGAGCTGAGCGGGAGAAGAAGAGTAAGAGCCATCCCACAGACACTAGCCCTCACGAAAAAAAATCTGTTAAATTTTCTTCTGTTGTAGACCATGACAAAGACGATACGTTTGAGCAGCCAACTATGTCCTTTGAATCGTACCTGAGTTATGATCTTCccaaaaagaagaagaaacctgTGAAACAACCTGTGCCAcagccaccccctccccctgccccagcaaaggggagcagcagcagcagcagcaacaaacaGAACGGGACGAAGGAGAGCAACAAGTCTTCACAGTCTACCAAAAAGAGTTCTCACATGAAGCGTGAAAGGACTCCTtcacctcctcccaaacccaaaaagGTAAAAGCTTCTGGGTTGATGGCTCTTCAGGTTCCCAGATTAAAATGTCTTCTTTTCCCCCATTCTGTAATCCCCCGGGGTAGGTTGCTGTGCCGCAGGAAGTCCTTAAATGGTGTTACTTTTCTCAATGGACATGGAAGGCTAAAGCTGCCTCCTGGTGTTAGTTGATTATTCCTGGGAAGCTCAACGTTTCTGCCTGTAGGCTGCTGAGTGGCTTTGATCTTTCCAGCAAAATAAGCATGTTAACCTGCAGCGTGACTGTATGTTTAATGCATAAATTAGGTGCTCCAGTGTTTAATACCCCTTGTCTAGCACCCAAAGGAAACTTGAAATGCAGTTGGTCACTGCCGGTTACAGATGGTCACTTTAAGCCACATAAAACAGTTTACCTTCTGTGAGCCAGCTTAATTTGTTTCTGAGGAAAAGTAGTAAACAATGATGTTCGTACAATCCAAATACACTTAGAAATAAGTGAAACAGTTTCAGgagccaaaagtgcctttgaaagacagagaaaagacTGCCTGGCTAGACTGAGGTCAAAGAATGTTTGGAAAGAGCACTATAGATATTTCAAATGTGTagtagttatttattttttatttgattaatattatttttggtattgtgttgtgCAAAAAAGGCTGTTCATAGAGTTGTAGCTGTTTACAATTTGCAGATACAGACACATAAATTGTAATACAGAGCTAGAATAAACTGTTAGAATAAGGCACACCACTTCTATATGGATATAGTATTCTAATATATTATTGCACAAGAGTGAGAGCTACTTCCCAATTCTCCGAGGAGGTCTCTTGTAATAGGAACTGTTGATGGAAAGGCGATGTCTTGAGCTCCAAGGTTATATGGCCTGCCGCACCTTTGTGCTTTTAAACTTTACTATTGAGAACATAGCATTGAGTTAGGAATCTCCTAGCATGATTGCAAGTCCTTGTTAGAACAGTTGGGATCATCTAGATTTGTGTTGAAACAAGTATATTAAGTGTTTGCAAAAGgcactgtttttgttttaaaattttggTTTTGTTGCAGGcatagccctgatgccctgagttaATTGCTATCCTTGCTGATCTAAGCGGAAACATGGTTTGCACTGAAACCATGACCCTTACAAGTAGAATCAATTCATGTAATTTCAGCAAGTAATCTGCAGTCGTAACCGGCTTGCTTGTAGTGCTCCTGCTTACTTGCAGGCTGAGAGGTACATGGGGGAGGGGACAGGATGCATATCTTGTACCGCTGAGCTTACTGTTATTGTGGTAGTCAAGAGTCAGTTTCTGGGTGATTGGCTATGCCCTGTACCAGATCCATGCATGCTGCCCGGTTCCAGACCTTTTTGCTGGATCCTGTTGAATTCCTTCCTTCATGAAGCACTTTGCAATTTCTTCTCTCTGTTCCTCGCCCTGAGTAAAAATGTGGATGCAAGCGAGTTATGTTCAGTCTGGGTGACCAAGAAATGCTCAGATGCAGCCATTTGGTGACCCTGCCAGCTCCAGCACCCCTGTgaatgatcaatccaaactgcCTGCGAAATAATACAAGACTTCACCACTGAAACTGAATATTCCATCCGACATATATTTGGGCActgaccagtacttaatttgtacagATGTTTCAGTGCTGGCCATTGGCACTTATTTTTAAACACTTGCACATGTTTATAAGAGTACAACACATGGTGGCAATCATGGTGACTGTTTTGAGCTTTTTAAGCGTGTTTAGTAATTCAGTCTATTGATAAATGATAAAACTCAGAATTCCAAGTCATCCCTACATCTTGGGGTGGCCTGTAGTATGTTCagactgtcacacttttaagtgtgatggttagtaggttaTGCTGGCAGCAGTAACGATCTGTCGATGGTGCTGGCAGCTGTGGAATACCTTGGTCCCTGTCACTTATATTTTTACAACAGCACTAGCATTGAATGTCGCTCTGTACAAAATCGAACAATTATGCAGTCCTTTTTTTTCCAGTGGAATTTGTCACATTTTCCCCAATTTTAATGTCTAAAATGCTACACTTGGCAGCCACCATCCTTCTCAATCcttgctgttttgacatatttcaAGTGGAGAAGAGGTACATTTTACTATAGTGTTACTTTGTATGAATCACTCATGCTAATGTATCTTAAGAAAGTGACAGTGTTTCCTCTTTTGCTCCTGCCTAGTGATCAAAGCGGCAGCATTCTGTACTATCAAGTCTTGCATTTATATGGAGATATGAGTTGAAAGCAGTTAATctgtgttgttgtttgtgtgtAAACTGGGATCTGGTCAGTGACTGGCCAATTTTGTGGTGATTAATCTTGTTGAGACCAGGAACAGAGGAGGAGCGGCACGGCTTCCTGATTTGTGTTCCCCTGCGCCAATCCCCCCACCAGAGTTGGGTTTTAAAAAGAAAGAGAGGTTGATGCGTTCTGACAGGGGTTGCAGTGACCCCCAATTCAGCCATTTGGTTATAGAAAGAAAAGCATAAAGtatttcttttatttgtatttattaggcATTTAACATGCCGACTTGTGCTTTTTTACATTGCAAATCCTCATGCTTTGTCCTGTAGAATAACACAGGTAGGTGTTTGCCTGCAAAGTAGTATCTCTCTGTGACGGCTAAGTCATGTACAGCGGCATACCCAATAGTAACTGTATTCCTGTACAGGAACCTGCCCCTAATAGACTTCTGATGATCCTCTACTGTAGCTTATTGCCTTTCTAGGTGATATATGACACCAtgtagacttggggcctgatttagagtttggcactcTGGTTACTCCATTGCAAACGTAATGGATATTTTGTCCGCCTTATTTCAAATGCATTATATCCTACAGCACTTGAAATAAGATGGACAGGATGTCTGGTACGTTTAGAGTTAACAGTCCGGCAGACTATAAAATCAGGCCTACCCTCCTCACTAGCATGCCCCACGTAGGCTTAGAACAGTGCAGAGCAGGTCCACTTGCAGGTTTAGTCTGATAGAGCGTTCCACATCACATGCCTTGTTCTGTAGGGTGTCCACCCACATGGTTTGTCTTATACTGAATTATATGCTTGGCGTCTAGTAACTCATGCTCCATACAATGTTACATCTTTGCAACATGCTTTACAGGTGTTTAGAAATGCATGCACCTATATGCTTCATGTCCGCTGTATGGTTTTCCTTGATTTTTAAACACTTCTATACCCAGTGAGCCTCCCCTGCTGTGCTTCACGTTGTCTTTTTCCCACTTGGCTGATCACTCACAACCTCCGTCTTGCTTAAATCCTCAGTCTGCACTCTGTCCACTGGATTTGTTTTCATAATTTACAGCCTGCTTTGGTTTTTGTACTTTGCATttctcttggcatggtttccattTTTCTGCACTAAAACCAGTGGTTTCCAATTAGTCTGCCACAGCACCtcggtgcgccgtcaaaactagccatgGGTGTCCTGAAAAGATGAGGCACGAAGCACACATTATCTAAGTATCTCCCCTACAAGGGTATCGTACTACTGAACCATGTATTCTCTTTGTGTGAGAGAgcatttatattcacaactcttgaGTTTTATGGCTAGTTGACTCTTTTTCTTTGATGTCCAAAGCAACGTTTTAATTGCTTTCCTCTTTAGGAAATCTAATCAAATTGTTTGAACTGCAAAATAATAATACtgaaaagaggaaggaaagcctcTAGGTGGCGCTTCTGCTCCAAAATAACATACAGCATTTAATCTGTTGACAATATCACACGGGGAAAGGATAGAGTGTGTGCATGTAAACATGACTGGGTTAACTAGCCAAACGAAACGAAACCATTAGGGCAAATGAGGCCTGGCAAGCAAAGCTCTGCATCAGAGAAACCAGCATTGATACAGACAGATCTGTGTTTATTGACGTCTGACTTTTATGAATGAAGAGTTTTCAGCCTCAGCCTTTTGCTCAAGACATTCAATAATGAATATAATGTTATAATAAAATATTATGATAAAAcatctagctttaaaaaaaaaaaaaaaataatctgcacTGTATTCTGAGCTGCACTGTCCAGCACCCGCCTACCGGAAGATTCGGGATCTGCATCATGGTTAAACTGAGCTGTGGGGAGTTTCGGGCTGTACCAGCAGATGAGGGttggaggtgcattggcagagctgcactTGAATGACACCAGAGGCCATGGCCCCAGTTTGCAATATCATTCTATACATGTTAAAGTTTGTAAATATGAAATCAAGGTTTTTTTTCATCTAGGCTGGTGTGAATTATTGCCAGACCGGATATAAAAACAGAAACTGATTAATCTCTTTGCAGAGCTAAACTTTTAAGCTACATGCTGCAAGTGTTCTCTTCAAGGACAAAGGTATGAATGGTCTCTAATTGTAAAACACTTAGCTAAGGGAGTAGCCAgacaattaaaataccccccactttaaaCGTACCTTAGAAGAAAGTTGTGCTGCATCTTTAGTCTGGCTGGAATTAGAAAATGTTTAGTTTTATATTTGCTGCAGATGAGTATTGCAGGTTGAAAGGAAGTGCTCATAGAATAGTGAG is a window encoding:
- the ELOA gene encoding elongin-A; this encodes MAAVGVLETVEKLQARLTGGSEPKKLYKSLKRLAELPITIDILVETGVGKTVNSLRKHELVGEFAKSLVARWKKLVPQEADRNNVHSVEQELDRSSSQKRPRDSSPQDCEDELESQYRATAQLPRSKPMEQDNLGKKNRKDTERAHRMQEDRWQSPPPAQYSDREDSDNEQSHVEEAPDSPPLIYIDQRESELNRSHRKTNKSCSSWNPLSGEPDTGYQEPVDMLAMRHNKEHRPSHREKHRAEDSQSHERLSKPSVKEPHREQCSAGSSRDKLENWQGGDLDAKRVRGQEHITPPSISKKERSFLHSDDRREHPVAPGTFKKERSQVHSDDSSELVRKQKHHDVEKSKIDRTYLETDSLSTDHEKPRAEREKKSKSHPTDTSPHEKKSVKFSSVVDHDKDDTFEQPTMSFESYLSYDLPKKKKKPVKQPVPQPPPPPAPAKGSSSSSSNKQNGTKESNKSSQSTKKSSHMKRERTPSPPPKPKKIKIDAVPVLPDIPLPPIQPNYRPLPTLETVPFSPQKKKIVAPSVLDEDEAGFTGRRFNSKMQVYSGSKTTYLPKMMSLYEQCIRVLANNIDLIEEVGGVPYSLLEPVLEKCTPEQLYRIEQCNHVLIEDTDRLWMGHCQRDFKKEQAEEFESWREMYLRLHDAREQKLAMLTQNIRSAHANRPKGRQAKMAFVNVEAKPPRDVRRRQEKFGTGGAVVKDKIRIKPAPFSPVRSTIAAPEESYTEEPRSYDGPSTSSAYSSTAVSSVSPPMSDPRRPIVKKIAPMMAKTIKAFKNRFSRR